Proteins co-encoded in one Prunus persica cultivar Lovell chromosome G6, Prunus_persica_NCBIv2, whole genome shotgun sequence genomic window:
- the LOC18773970 gene encoding probable trans-2-enoyl-CoA reductase, mitochondrial isoform X3, whose translation MLAAPINPSDINRIEGVYPVRPQVPAVGGYEGVGEVHSVGAAVKGFLPGDLVIPSPPSFGTWQTYIVKDQNVWYKINKKSPLEYAATITVNPLTALRMLEDFVTLNKGDAIVQNGATSIVGQCIIQLAHHRGIHNINIIRDRTGSDEVKEKLKNLGADEVFTESQLEVKNVKGLLSGIPEPALGFNCVGGNAASLVLKFLGRGGTMVTYGGMSKKPITVSTSSFIFKDLSLRGFWLQNWMSTEKAKGCRVLIDSLLDLAREGKLKYEGFPICRMELVPFDNFNAAIDKALGKQGSQPKQVINFQL comes from the exons ATGTTGGCTGCCCCAATCAACCCTTCTGATATTAATCGAattgaag GGGTATACCCTGTGAGGCCACAAGTGCCAGCTGTTGGAGGATATGAAGGTGTAGGAGAAGTACATTCGGTCGGGGCTGCAGTTAAGGGTTTCTTGCCCGGGGATTTAGTCATCCCATCTCCGCCTTCTTTTG GGACATGGCAGACTTATATTGTGAAGGATCAGAATGTatggtacaaaataaataagaaatcaCCCCTGGAATATGCCGCCACTATTACGGTTAATCCTTTGACTGCTCTAAGAATGCTTGAAGACTTCGTTACTTTAAACAAAG GAGATGCTATTGTTCAAAATGGAGCCACAAGCATTGTAGGGCAGTGCATTATTCAGCTTGCGCACCATCGTGGCATCCATAACATTAATATAATAAGGGACAG GACTGGGTCTGATGAAGTAAAAGAGAAACTCAAAAACCTTGGTGCTGATGAAGTTTTTACTGAGAGTCAACTGGAAGTCAAGAATGTCAAGGGTCTTCTG TCTGGTATACCTGAACCTGCATTAGGATTTAACTGCGTTGGAGGCAATGCTGCTTCTTTGGTTCTTAAATTTTTGGG GCGGGGCGGAACTATGGTGACATATGGTGGAATGTCTAAGAAACCCATTACCGTATCAACAtcatctttcatttttaag GATCTTTCCTTGAGGGGATTCTGGTTGCAGAATTGGATGAGTACAGAGAAGGCAAAAGGGTGTAGAGTTTTGATAGATTCCCTCCTGGACCTAGCACGGGAAGGGAAGTTAAAATATGA AGGCTTCCCTATTTGTAGGATGGAGCTGGTTCCATTTGACAATTTCAATGCTGCAATAGATAAGGCCCTTGGGAAGCAAGGGAGCCAACCAAAACAAGTTATCAATTTTCAACTTTGA
- the LOC18773970 gene encoding probable trans-2-enoyl-CoA reductase, mitochondrial isoform X2, with amino-acid sequence MASLVRSATLRFLKPLGNLTLNYAVNHPRTQTLSFRAFSTTLSPPSKAVVYEQHGPPDRVTRVIQLPPVEVKENDVCVKMLAAPINPSDINRIEGVYPVRPQVPAVGGYEGVGEVHSVGAAVKGFLPGDLVIPSPPSFGTWQTYIVKDQNVWYKINKKSPLEYAATITVNPLTALRMLEDFVTLNKGDAIVQNGATSIVGQCIIQLAHHRGIHNINIIRDRTGSDEVKEKLKNLGADEVFTESQLEVKNVKGLLSGIPEPALGFNCVGGNAASLVLKFLGRGGTMVTYGGMSKKPITVSTSSFIFKDLSLRGFWLQNWMSTEKAKGCRVLIDSLLDLAREGKLKYEMELVPFDNFNAAIDKALGKQGSQPKQVINFQL; translated from the exons ATGGCGTCTCTGGTTCGATCGGCGACTCTCAGATTTCTCAAACCACTCGGCAATCTCACGCTAAACTACGCCGTTAACCACCCGCGAACCCAAACCCTAAGCTTCCGGGCTTTCTCGACGACCTTGTCGCCGCCGTCAAAGGCTGTGGTGTACGAGCAACACGGTCCTCCCGATAGGGTCACCAG AGTGATACAGTTGCCACCAGTTGAAGTGAAAGAGAACGATGTGTGCGTGAAAATGTTGGCTGCCCCAATCAACCCTTCTGATATTAATCGAattgaag GGGTATACCCTGTGAGGCCACAAGTGCCAGCTGTTGGAGGATATGAAGGTGTAGGAGAAGTACATTCGGTCGGGGCTGCAGTTAAGGGTTTCTTGCCCGGGGATTTAGTCATCCCATCTCCGCCTTCTTTTG GGACATGGCAGACTTATATTGTGAAGGATCAGAATGTatggtacaaaataaataagaaatcaCCCCTGGAATATGCCGCCACTATTACGGTTAATCCTTTGACTGCTCTAAGAATGCTTGAAGACTTCGTTACTTTAAACAAAG GAGATGCTATTGTTCAAAATGGAGCCACAAGCATTGTAGGGCAGTGCATTATTCAGCTTGCGCACCATCGTGGCATCCATAACATTAATATAATAAGGGACAG GACTGGGTCTGATGAAGTAAAAGAGAAACTCAAAAACCTTGGTGCTGATGAAGTTTTTACTGAGAGTCAACTGGAAGTCAAGAATGTCAAGGGTCTTCTG TCTGGTATACCTGAACCTGCATTAGGATTTAACTGCGTTGGAGGCAATGCTGCTTCTTTGGTTCTTAAATTTTTGGG GCGGGGCGGAACTATGGTGACATATGGTGGAATGTCTAAGAAACCCATTACCGTATCAACAtcatctttcatttttaag GATCTTTCCTTGAGGGGATTCTGGTTGCAGAATTGGATGAGTACAGAGAAGGCAAAAGGGTGTAGAGTTTTGATAGATTCCCTCCTGGACCTAGCACGGGAAGGGAAGTTAAAATATGA GATGGAGCTGGTTCCATTTGACAATTTCAATGCTGCAATAGATAAGGCCCTTGGGAAGCAAGGGAGCCAACCAAAACAAGTTATCAATTTTCAACTTTGA
- the LOC18773970 gene encoding probable trans-2-enoyl-CoA reductase, mitochondrial isoform X1 — MASLVRSATLRFLKPLGNLTLNYAVNHPRTQTLSFRAFSTTLSPPSKAVVYEQHGPPDRVTRVIQLPPVEVKENDVCVKMLAAPINPSDINRIEGVYPVRPQVPAVGGYEGVGEVHSVGAAVKGFLPGDLVIPSPPSFGTWQTYIVKDQNVWYKINKKSPLEYAATITVNPLTALRMLEDFVTLNKGDAIVQNGATSIVGQCIIQLAHHRGIHNINIIRDRTGSDEVKEKLKNLGADEVFTESQLEVKNVKGLLSGIPEPALGFNCVGGNAASLVLKFLGRGGTMVTYGGMSKKPITVSTSSFIFKDLSLRGFWLQNWMSTEKAKGCRVLIDSLLDLAREGKLKYEGFPICRMELVPFDNFNAAIDKALGKQGSQPKQVINFQL, encoded by the exons ATGGCGTCTCTGGTTCGATCGGCGACTCTCAGATTTCTCAAACCACTCGGCAATCTCACGCTAAACTACGCCGTTAACCACCCGCGAACCCAAACCCTAAGCTTCCGGGCTTTCTCGACGACCTTGTCGCCGCCGTCAAAGGCTGTGGTGTACGAGCAACACGGTCCTCCCGATAGGGTCACCAG AGTGATACAGTTGCCACCAGTTGAAGTGAAAGAGAACGATGTGTGCGTGAAAATGTTGGCTGCCCCAATCAACCCTTCTGATATTAATCGAattgaag GGGTATACCCTGTGAGGCCACAAGTGCCAGCTGTTGGAGGATATGAAGGTGTAGGAGAAGTACATTCGGTCGGGGCTGCAGTTAAGGGTTTCTTGCCCGGGGATTTAGTCATCCCATCTCCGCCTTCTTTTG GGACATGGCAGACTTATATTGTGAAGGATCAGAATGTatggtacaaaataaataagaaatcaCCCCTGGAATATGCCGCCACTATTACGGTTAATCCTTTGACTGCTCTAAGAATGCTTGAAGACTTCGTTACTTTAAACAAAG GAGATGCTATTGTTCAAAATGGAGCCACAAGCATTGTAGGGCAGTGCATTATTCAGCTTGCGCACCATCGTGGCATCCATAACATTAATATAATAAGGGACAG GACTGGGTCTGATGAAGTAAAAGAGAAACTCAAAAACCTTGGTGCTGATGAAGTTTTTACTGAGAGTCAACTGGAAGTCAAGAATGTCAAGGGTCTTCTG TCTGGTATACCTGAACCTGCATTAGGATTTAACTGCGTTGGAGGCAATGCTGCTTCTTTGGTTCTTAAATTTTTGGG GCGGGGCGGAACTATGGTGACATATGGTGGAATGTCTAAGAAACCCATTACCGTATCAACAtcatctttcatttttaag GATCTTTCCTTGAGGGGATTCTGGTTGCAGAATTGGATGAGTACAGAGAAGGCAAAAGGGTGTAGAGTTTTGATAGATTCCCTCCTGGACCTAGCACGGGAAGGGAAGTTAAAATATGA AGGCTTCCCTATTTGTAGGATGGAGCTGGTTCCATTTGACAATTTCAATGCTGCAATAGATAAGGCCCTTGGGAAGCAAGGGAGCCAACCAAAACAAGTTATCAATTTTCAACTTTGA
- the LOC18772346 gene encoding uncharacterized protein YKR070W gives MSLRILRKASQTQNAKQLSSSFSKFTRSFSQLSSQSKPPSFGIAFDIDGVVLRSEAPIGGSPQVFRRLYDDSGNLSIPYVFLTNGGGFTESKRALELSELLGVKISPLQVLQGHTPFKQLVNRFENELIVAVGKGEPAAVMSEYGFKNVLSIDDYASCFENIDPLAPYKKWTTKQVKEVAARDLVFSQRVQAAFIVSDSVDWSRDIQVLCDILRTGGLPGREIGHQPHLYFAHDDLAYQAAFPTERFGMGAFRIALESIFNRIHPHALEYTTFGKPNPFVFNNAELVLKQLVSALHDNLQVANQANAGSYQFQTLYMIGDNPSVDINGARQAGHPWFSILTRTGVFKGKENHAEFPADLVVDTVEEAVDFVLRKECIS, from the exons atgagCCTCCGAATACTGAGAAAGGCTTCGCAGACCCAAAACGCAAAGCAATTATCCTCCAGTTTCTCCAAATTCACACGATCATTCTCGCAGCTCTCCTCACAGTCCAAACC GCCTTCCTTTGGCATTGCGTTCGACATCGACGGCGTCGTTTTACGCAGCGAAGCTCCGATCGGAGGCTCTCCTCAGGTCTTCAGAAGATTATACGACGATTCTG GTAATCTTAGCATTCCGTACGTGTTCTTGACAAATG GTGGTGGGTTTACTGAATCTAAAAGAGCCCTTGAGTTAAGTGAACTTTTGGGTGTCAAGATTTCACCTTTACAG GTTTTACAGGGCCATACACCTTTTAAGCAGTTAGTAAACAG ATTTGAGAATGAACTCATTGTTGCTGTGGGGAAAGGAGAACCTGCTGCAGTTATGTCTGAATATGGATTTAA AAATGTTCTTTCAATTGATGACTATGCGTCCTGCTTTGAAAACATTGACCCCCTAGCACCGTATAAAAAATGGACAACTAAGCAGGTTAAGGAGGTTGCTGCCAGAGACCTTGTATTCTCACAAAGAGTTCAGGCGGCGTTTATAGTTAGTGATTCTGTTGATTGGAGCAGAGACATTCAG GTCCTATGCGACATTTTAAGAACTGGTGGTCTTCCTGGTCGGGAAATAGGACACCAACCACATCTTTATTTTGCGCATGATGACCTTGCATACCAG GCTGCTTTTCCTACCGAGCGTTTTGGAATGGGAGCTTTCAGAATTGCACTAGAATCCATCTTTAATAG AATCCATCCTCATGCTCTGGAGTATACAACTTTTGGGAAACCAAATCCATTTGTATTCAATAATGCAGAACTTGTACTTAAGCAACTTGTGTCAGCTCTTCATGATAATCTTCAAGTTGCCAATCAAGCAAATGCTGGAAGTTACCAATTCCAAACACTGTATATGATAGGAGATAATCCTTCGGTTGACATCAATGGTGCACGACAG gCGGGTCATCCCTGGTTTTCTATTCTGACAAGGACTGGGGTTTTCAAGGGGAAGGAAAATCATGCCGAATTTCCAGCGGATCTG GTTGTTGACACGGTGGAAGAAGCTGTAGACTTTGTTTTGAGAAAGGAATGCATCTCCTAG